In Oryza glaberrima chromosome 8, OglaRS2, whole genome shotgun sequence, the following are encoded in one genomic region:
- the LOC127781837 gene encoding CBS domain-containing protein CBSX1, chloroplastic-like, with protein MGATLLLLCADFSAVAGGRRRPSLPSEPRLAAPAAGSRAPPSRASVRPSAAAAPLAARGLPHHASVAGQNSGIYTVGDFMTKREELHVVKSTTSVDEALEMLVEHRITGFPVIDDEWNLVGVVSDYDLLALDSISGNGLAEVDIFPEVDSTWKTFNEIQKLLSKTNGKVIGDVMTSAPLVVRETTNLEDAARLLLETKYRRLPVVDSSGKLVGIITRGNVVRAALKIKKKFEGEL; from the exons ATGGGCGCCACGCTGCTGCTCCTGTGCGCCGACTTCTCGGCTGttgccggcggccgccggcggccttcCCTGCCCTCGGAGCCACGGTTGGCGGCTCCCGCTGCTGGgtcccgtgcgccgccgtcgagagCCTCCGTCCGCccgtccgctgccgccgccccgctcgccgcgcgcggcctGCCGCACCACGCCTCCGTCGCTGGG CAAAACAGTGGAATTTACACTGTTGGTGATTTTATGACTAAAAGGGAAGAACTCCATGTTGTGAAGTCAACAACTTCAGTCGATGAAG CCCTTGAGATGCTGGTGGAGCATAGGATAACTGGCTTTCCTGTTATTGATGACGAGTGGAATTTG GTTGGCGTTGTGTCAGATTATGATCTCTTAGCACTCGATTCAATATCAG GAAATGGACTTGCGGAAGTAGACATATTTCCTGAGGTGGATAGTACTTGGAAG ACGTTCAATGAGATACAGAAGCTCTTGAGCAAAACCAATGGGAAAGTCATTGGTGATGTTATGACGTCTGCACCTCTTGTGGTGCGTGAAACTACTAACCTTGAAGATGCTGCAAG GTTACTCCTTGAAACTAAGTACCGCAGGTTACCTGTAGTTGACAGTTCAGGCAAATTG GTTGGGATCATAACAAGAGGGAACGTCGTCAGGGCTGCCcttaaaattaagaaaaagtttgaagGTGAACTTTGA